GTGGCGGGTAACGCGTTTGATGTCGTCGTGATCGGGTCGGGGCCGGGGGGCTACACGGCGGCGATCCGTGCGGCGCAGCTGGGACTTACGACCGCGCTCGTGGAGAAGGATTCCTCGTTAGGC
Above is a window of Spirochaetota bacterium DNA encoding:
- a CDS encoding FAD-dependent oxidoreductase, with the translated sequence MAGNAFDVVVIGSGPGGYTAAIRAAQLGLTTALVEKDSSLGGTCLNVGCIPAKALLDTTEFYAAAAHGAVEQDALFD